TACTATACTTTCGAGAACATACAATCATCAATTCAATGAATGAACTCAAGGCTTGTAAATGAGGCGTGGTCAAGGCTGAGAGATGGAACTTGATAAAAATCAAGTGTCTAACGTCGTGAAGTTCGGGATTTGAACCTTGAAGGTCTCTGCAATGAAAGAGGAAAAAAAGTTCAGTTTCAGACATTTCTCCAGGGAGGTCAGGTGAAGTCGTTAGATTGATGCTTAGTGAAAAAGAGAGTTTGAAACCGAAGAGATGTACTTACTGTCAGAGAACTGAACTTGGCTCCTGAACCAGGTGAAGGACCTAAAGAGAAACAGATAACACAACTTGAGATTACGACAAAGACAAACCTTTATAGAAACTGTATCGTATTATGACACTGTTGTACCTGCAAACTGTGAAGGCGTAGCAGGATTTGACGGAGTTGGCGGGCCAAACAAAGATCCAGAAGCTGGTGGAGCACCGAAAACTGGTCTAACTGGTGTAGCAAAGAGAGAAGACGAAGGTACTGAAGCAGGTGTGTCAGGAAACAAGCCAGCTCCTGATGTTGGAAAGGCTGCAGGTGTTTGTGGAGCATTCGACACCCCTGAGCTAGTAATCAACCCAGCAACTTGTGTTGAGGTTTGTGCActtgtagtagtagtagtagaagTAGCAGGTAGATGAAGAGTTGGGTGGACCCTTTTAGCAGCAGCTTCCTGTTTTGCTGTTTCCCTCCGATCAGCCTCAAGAAACGGATCATTGCATTCTCCTCTCCGCCGCTGGTCAGCAAGATACGCTGTCCTCAACGATTCAATGTACTGGTGAACATTCTCTACCTGAAAtacaacaaaatttaaactcgGATTACGAGTGGTGTCTACGTTGAAGGTTCAGGATAACAAAGTTACCTTAGCAGCCACGTGAACAAAGAAGGCATGCACATTAGACATGACTTTCGGAAGAGATTCCAAAACTAAAACATGTCGATTATACTTGTCAGAATCCAACGCGAGCAACTGCTCCAGCTCCTCAACCCATTGCCGGCACTCGCCTAGATACTTCTCAAATCTCACAACTGTTTGAAGCAGAAAAGCAGTGGGTTTCTTTGGGATCCCACGGTAAAAGTAAGAAACTTGAACTGCTTGTTGTTCACCAGAGGAAGCTGGAGCTGAGTTCACTCCCTGCGGCTGTGGTTGCTGAGAATCACCACCACTAACAACAacagctcctcctcctcctcctcctcctcctggtTTAGAACGACGGAATCTTGGCTGTAGCATCATGAAAGACCTAACGGCAACCTCTGAATTACGAAACATATCTTTAACAACCAGCATAAGCTCGTGGAGAACAGCTTTTTGTCTGCCCATGGTAGTATTAATCCCACCAAGCTCCTACAAGTTTTATACAAGGATGAGATAACTCACAAGAACAGTTCCTATATGGTAATTAAGTGAATCATCTAGGAAACCTGAACAATGCGGCTTGCATCAAACTCGAAACTTTCAGTGGCAATAGAAGAATCATAAAGTCGGCTGCATTGATCTAGCCTCAGGCTTTCACTACTGTACTCCAATATCTTCTTTCTAAGGATATTCACACAAGCAATAAGAATCAAGTTATCATTAACCACGAAGAAAACATCAAAAGATTCTAAATCTAAGGAACTACGTTCTTCAAGATTTTGGCAATTGAACAAGAAAAGGTTGAAAGAAGAGCAATACTCAATCTCAAGGAGAAGTTTCTGAGAATCGGGATGAAGATCACTCCATTCGGTGCTGTAACTCGCCGGAGCTTGATCGTTCGTGAACAAATACAGCTGCTGCtgactttgttgttgttgttgctgctgctgctggaaCTGGTGCGACTGAAACGACGGCGTTTGCTGTTGTTGCGGTGGCGAGAAGAAGGAGATGCTCTGCGGCTGAGGCGTCTGTAGCGGAGTCTGAAACGGTGATTGAGGCGTCTGCTGATTTCGCTGTGGGGTAGAGGATGGATTGAACGACGACATTGCTGGATGAACAGACGGCGAATCGAATCTAGGGTTTGTTTATCGCCGGCGAGGATTTTGGAGTCAGAGGGAAAGATATTCAAAACCCCTCAAAGTGGAGGGAATTGGTATTTAATGGCTTTATTTCACGTTTTTAACAAACTGGAGGGCTCTTTTGCAAATAAGGAAATAACTAATGAACTGAACTGTAGCAAATGAAGACAAAACTGTAATGGCATTGAAGAAGCACACAAGGATTTTGAATCTTGAATGAGTTTTATTTTCTCAGTGGCTGCTTCTTGGCACCGGTGACAAGGCAGAGAGCTTGGCTGGAGTTGTTGAGGATTGAAGAAGATCTAGGGACTTGTGCTTTACGCTTCTTCAAGAAATCTAACCCTGTTTTCAAGCATTCCGGTGGTGGAATCTCCTTGTATATAACCGTCTCAATACTGCATGTACATACACACGAGAGAGTCGATtacatcaaatcaaatcaaggAGTGGTTTTAGAGTGTGTAAAAACCAAGAAGATGTTCATTACCCTGAGCTCTTTCGCTTTTTCTTTCTCGGGTGTTCTTTGTTGGCCTCCTCTTCTTCAGTATCCGAACTGTTGTTCTGTCTGTAAATGGGAGAAATTGCCAATCTTAAGTCCAATTTTTCTAGTTGAAAGTGTTTAAGCACAAGGAAAAGAGATTATAGAGTTTATATTACTTCTCCCGCTGTGCAAGAAAATCTATGATGTTTTTGGAAAGGAACCCCTTGTTTGCAAGAGCTTCAGGGTCTTCCTCATGCTCTTCTATGTCTTCGAAAGTTTCAACCTTTCGTGATTTCCTTGGCGTTATCTTCTCTGCCAAACGCCTTCGACTCTCTTTCTTCTCGCGGGCAACCCTatagaagagaaaacaaaatctaagtGAAGCTACACAAATTCCACAAACAAAGAGACACATGGGGCTTTAAACACTTGCATAGGTTTTGCTAAGACCAAAGTACTACTAATCTTTCAAGACAGTTATATCTTCATCCATCAACTCCTAACCCACCACAAGCTTCAATCAAAGGAGGGAAGGTGGTGAGAATACAAACCTAGCCTTATTCTCTCTATGTATCTTCCTCAACTCTGCATCTTCCAACTGTGCctgaaaaaagaaaagcaaaaccCATTAGACGCTAAGCTAATGCAATTTCGAGTTTAATGTTTCAGCTTAATCCACATAAAGACGGAAACATACCTGCTCCTGGGTGAATTCCTCCGGTGCACCGTCGGAGTCTGAATCGGAGTTGTGATCTTTGTTATCCGACATCTGattattatcttcttcttcttcttcttcttcttcttcttcgttgctTTCTTCTCCCTCAGACGACACACACTAGGGTTTAACGGCTCTTCAGTTTCTCAAAAACAGAAGATTTCTATTCTGAGAGTTAATTGCTTCTCTCCTTTATGGTGGATTCTATTGGGCCCTTGTTACAGCTTTTTTGTAAGCCCATTCATTAGTCAAGCAAAGATAACAAGTTGTTTGTTTTCGAATAACAAAAGCTGGAatagctcagttggttagagcgtGTGGCTGTTAACCACAAGGTCGGAGGTTCGACCCCTCCTTCTAGCg
The window above is part of the Brassica napus cultivar Da-Ae unplaced genomic scaffold, Da-Ae ScsIHWf_45;HRSCAF=84, whole genome shotgun sequence genome. Proteins encoded here:
- the LOC125604091 gene encoding nuclear pore complex protein NUP58-like, with product MSSFNPSSTPQRNQQTPQSPFQTPLQTPQPQSISFFSPPQQQQTPSFQSHQFQQQQQQQQQSQQQLYLFTNDQAPASYSTEWSDLHPDSQKLLLEIEKKILEYSSESLRLDQCSRLYDSSIATESFEFDASRIVQELGGINTTMGRQKAVLHELMLVVKDMFRNSEVAVRSFMMLQPRFRRSKPGGGGGGGGAVVVSGGDSQQPQPQGVNSAPASSGEQQAVQVSYFYRGIPKKPTAFLLQTVVRFEKYLGECRQWVEELEQLLALDSDKYNRHVLVLESLPKVMSNVHAFFVHVAAKVENVHQYIESLRTAYLADQRRRGECNDPFLEADRRETAKQEAAAKRVHPTLHLPATSTTTTTSAQTSTQVAGLITSSGVSNAPQTPAAFPTSGAGLFPDTPASVPSSSLFATPVRPVFGAPPASGSLFGPPTPSNPATPSQFAGPSPGSGAKFSSLTRPSRFKSRTSRR
- the LOC125604092 gene encoding uncharacterized protein LOC125604092, whose product is MSDNKDHNSDSDSDGAPEEFTQEQAQLEDAELRKIHRENKARVAREKKESRRRLAEKITPRKSRKVETFEDIEEHEEDPEALANKGFLSKNIIDFLAQREKQNNSSDTEEEEANKEHPRKKKRKSSGIETVIYKEIPPPECLKTGLDFLKKRKAQVPRSSSILNNSSQALCLVTGAKKQPLRK